A single region of the Halobacterium wangiae genome encodes:
- a CDS encoding mRNA surveillance protein pelota codes for MQLKERRRVEGGAERITLVPESLDDLWHLAYVLEPGDLVAGDTHRRIQRNDDQMRDTGGEREHMFVTLDVEDVEFHKFSNRLRVAGTIADCSREDQLGMHHTLNVEDREEIEVEKHWKPDQLERLNEAVEATDQPDVAIATVEEGEAHIHVVQQYGVDEQGSFTATTGKGEQNDRGRDELFATLADALARMRADAIILAGPGFTKQDALAYVTEEYPDLQDKITMVDTSAVGGRGVHEVLKRGAVEEVQEQTRIAEESELIDELTTQIATEGKAAYGVDAVAEAVEFGAVESLLILDERLRMERAGEGDWDVDVNDLVTDVEQQGGDVTVFSHEFAPGEQLRNLGGIAAVLRYRLD; via the coding sequence CGTCCCCGAGAGCCTCGACGACCTCTGGCACCTCGCGTACGTCCTCGAACCCGGGGACCTCGTGGCGGGTGACACCCACCGCCGCATCCAGCGCAACGACGACCAGATGCGGGACACGGGCGGGGAGCGCGAGCACATGTTCGTCACCCTCGACGTCGAGGACGTGGAGTTCCACAAGTTCTCGAACCGTCTCCGGGTCGCTGGCACCATCGCGGACTGCTCGCGGGAGGACCAGCTCGGGATGCACCACACGCTGAACGTCGAGGACCGCGAGGAGATCGAGGTCGAGAAGCACTGGAAACCCGACCAGCTCGAACGGCTGAACGAGGCCGTCGAGGCCACCGACCAGCCGGACGTCGCCATCGCGACGGTCGAGGAGGGCGAGGCCCACATCCACGTCGTCCAGCAGTACGGCGTCGACGAACAGGGGTCGTTCACGGCGACGACCGGGAAGGGCGAACAGAACGACCGCGGTCGCGACGAGCTGTTCGCGACGCTCGCCGACGCGCTCGCGCGCATGCGAGCCGACGCCATCATCCTCGCTGGCCCCGGGTTCACGAAACAGGACGCCCTCGCCTACGTCACCGAGGAGTACCCCGACCTGCAGGACAAGATCACGATGGTGGACACGAGCGCGGTGGGCGGCCGCGGCGTCCACGAGGTGCTCAAGCGCGGCGCCGTCGAGGAGGTCCAGGAGCAGACCCGCATCGCCGAGGAGTCCGAGCTCATCGACGAACTCACCACGCAGATTGCCACCGAGGGGAAGGCCGCCTACGGCGTCGACGCGGTGGCCGAGGCGGTGGAGTTCGGCGCGGTGGAGTCCCTCCTCATCCTCGACGAGCGACTGCGGATGGAGCGCGCGGGCGAGGGCGACTGGGACGTCGACGTCAACGACCTCGTGACGGACGTCGAACAGCAGGGCGGGGACGTCACCGTGTTCAGCCACGAGTTCGCGCCCGGCGAACAGCTCCGGAACCTCGGCGGCATCGCGGCCGTGCTGCGCTACCGGCTGGACTGA
- a CDS encoding alcohol dehydrogenase catalytic domain-containing protein produces the protein MRVAAFTELTGPDGVSVVEQPTPTADAGEAVVDVEACAINHHDLWILEGDSAMVDADDLPFVSGLDVAGTVREVGEGVTAVEPGDRVVLCPNETCGVCRFCREGPENLCENFSLYHGGLAEAALVDADRLVALPDSVDATTAAAVPTAYMTAHHMLRRAQVGPNDLVFVPGVTGGVGVAAVQLADVFGAQSVGTSSSREKLDRTTELGLDHAVEGTDPDAIREDVAVIGTPDAVLNHLGGEYTQVGLDVLRRGGRMVVCGRTAGTESTIDVPDLYLGHKRVIGSTMGTQADLETLVDLVADGRLEPEVAETYPLDETGDAFAAMQNRESVGKLVVTN, from the coding sequence ATGCGAGTCGCAGCATTCACCGAACTGACGGGTCCGGACGGCGTCTCCGTCGTTGAGCAGCCGACCCCAACGGCCGACGCCGGTGAGGCGGTCGTCGACGTCGAAGCGTGCGCCATCAACCACCACGACCTCTGGATTCTGGAGGGCGACTCGGCGATGGTCGACGCCGACGACCTGCCGTTCGTCAGCGGCCTCGACGTCGCCGGGACGGTCCGCGAGGTAGGCGAGGGCGTGACGGCCGTCGAACCCGGCGACCGCGTCGTGCTCTGCCCGAACGAGACGTGTGGTGTCTGCCGGTTCTGCCGCGAGGGGCCGGAGAACCTCTGCGAGAACTTCTCACTCTACCACGGCGGCCTGGCGGAGGCCGCACTGGTGGACGCCGACCGTCTCGTCGCGCTCCCCGACTCCGTGGACGCGACCACGGCCGCCGCGGTGCCGACGGCGTACATGACCGCCCACCACATGCTCCGCCGCGCGCAGGTCGGCCCCAACGACCTCGTGTTCGTGCCGGGCGTCACCGGCGGTGTCGGAGTCGCCGCCGTCCAGCTCGCCGACGTGTTCGGCGCACAGAGCGTCGGGACGTCCTCGTCGCGGGAGAAACTCGACCGGACGACCGAACTCGGCCTCGACCACGCCGTCGAGGGGACCGACCCCGACGCCATCCGCGAGGACGTCGCGGTGATCGGGACGCCGGACGCGGTACTGAACCACCTCGGCGGCGAGTACACGCAGGTCGGCCTGGACGTCCTCCGCCGCGGCGGTCGGATGGTCGTCTGCGGTCGGACCGCGGGAACGGAGTCCACCATCGACGTTCCCGACCTCTACCTCGGCCACAAGCGCGTGATCGGCAGCACGATGGGGACGCAGGCCGACCTGGAGACGCTCGTGGACCTAGTCGCGGACGGACGCCTCGAACCCGAGGTCGCAGAGACCTACCCGCTCGACGAGACCGGCGACGCGTTCGCCGCGATGCAGAACAGGGAGAGCGTCGGGAAACTCGTCGTCACGAACTGA
- a CDS encoding archaeal proteasome endopeptidase complex subunit alpha: MQNADQQAYDRGTTIFSPDGRLYQVEYAREAVKQGSPVVGVRGEDSVVLASHVPRRSPLVNPGSVEKLFAVDDHVAIGSAGHAADTRRLVDLARRSAQDEHVRYGEAASVDALTTSVADHLQEYTQTGGARPYGTALLVGGYDDGPQLFEIDPSGATREWRADAVGHGAGDAIERFEDEYAPPLTERDALSLALLGLDTAVEDLSVDDVEVATVTADGYEVVADDRLEAAFDAETE, translated from the coding sequence ATGCAGAACGCCGACCAGCAGGCCTACGACCGCGGGACGACCATCTTCTCGCCGGACGGCCGACTCTACCAGGTCGAGTACGCCCGCGAGGCGGTGAAGCAGGGCTCCCCGGTCGTCGGGGTCCGCGGCGAGGACAGCGTCGTACTGGCCTCCCACGTCCCTCGACGGTCGCCGCTCGTGAACCCGGGTAGCGTCGAGAAGCTGTTCGCCGTCGACGACCACGTCGCCATCGGGAGCGCCGGTCACGCGGCCGACACGCGCCGACTCGTAGACCTCGCCCGCCGGAGCGCGCAGGACGAACACGTCCGGTACGGCGAGGCGGCGAGCGTCGACGCGCTGACGACGAGCGTGGCCGACCACCTCCAGGAGTACACGCAGACCGGCGGCGCGCGCCCGTACGGGACGGCGCTGCTCGTCGGCGGCTACGACGACGGCCCGCAGCTGTTCGAGATCGACCCCTCGGGGGCGACCCGCGAGTGGCGCGCCGACGCGGTCGGGCACGGCGCGGGCGACGCCATCGAGCGCTTCGAGGACGAGTACGCCCCACCCCTGACGGAGCGCGACGCGCTCTCCCTGGCACTCCTGGGGCTCGACACTGCCGTCGAGGACCTCTCGGTCGACGACGTGGAGGTGGCGACCGTCACTGCGGACGGGTACGAAGTAGTGGCCGACGACCGGCTCGAAGCGGCGTTCGACGCGGAGACGGAGTGA
- a CDS encoding proteasome subunit beta encodes MGVASRFPPMVNTHQSNTATARDPRQGWPPIHEADPSTLEAAPAPVEDSVAETGTTVVGLTTADGVVMAADRRASVGGRLVTNKRTQKVEQLHPTAAAALSGAVGHIQQFVRVLRAEARLYENRRSEDLTMTALATLAGNVLRSAPLQVTPLLGGVDEDGGHVFSLDGGGGVLSDSYAAGGSGMQLAYGVLEQHFEDDLTAEAGRSVAAQAIASASERDTASGNGLTVATITSEGVAFDEFDGVSEVA; translated from the coding sequence ATGGGGGTGGCGTCCCGCTTTCCTCCCATGGTGAACACTCACCAGTCGAACACGGCGACGGCCCGGGACCCACGGCAGGGATGGCCGCCTATCCACGAGGCAGACCCGTCGACACTCGAGGCCGCACCGGCGCCCGTCGAGGACAGCGTGGCGGAGACGGGGACGACGGTCGTCGGTCTCACGACGGCGGACGGGGTCGTCATGGCGGCCGACCGCCGGGCGAGCGTCGGCGGCCGACTCGTCACGAATAAGCGCACGCAGAAGGTCGAACAGCTCCACCCCACCGCAGCCGCCGCACTGTCTGGCGCCGTGGGCCACATCCAGCAGTTCGTCCGGGTGCTGCGGGCGGAGGCGCGCCTCTACGAGAACCGCCGGAGCGAGGACCTGACGATGACCGCACTCGCGACGCTGGCGGGAAACGTCCTCCGGAGCGCCCCGCTCCAGGTCACGCCGCTGCTCGGCGGCGTCGACGAGGACGGCGGCCACGTCTTCAGCCTCGACGGCGGCGGTGGCGTCCTCTCGGACAGCTACGCCGCGGGCGGCAGCGGGATGCAGCTAGCGTACGGCGTGCTCGAACAGCACTTCGAGGACGACCTGACCGCCGAGGCGGGCCGGAGCGTCGCCGCGCAGGCGATAGCCAGCGCCAGCGAGCGCGACACGGCCAGCGGGAATGGCCTCACCGTCGCCACGATAACGAGCGAGGGCGTCGCGTTCGACGAGTTCGACGGCGTCTCGGAGGTGGCCTGA
- a CDS encoding ArsR/SmtB family transcription factor yields MEEANDYDGVREESGLSPVPAEVDALAFDERPDEGAASEAFQALASEVRVAVLVQLARAEHDSSGPQSFAEIQELVGSDSSARFAYHLRQLDGQFVQKTPEGYVLTPAGRRAAAAVLAGTFTDDGDRRAS; encoded by the coding sequence ATGGAGGAGGCGAACGACTACGACGGCGTCCGGGAGGAGTCCGGGCTGTCTCCAGTCCCCGCGGAGGTCGACGCCCTCGCGTTCGACGAGCGACCCGACGAGGGGGCGGCGAGCGAGGCGTTCCAGGCGCTCGCCAGCGAGGTCCGCGTCGCGGTGCTCGTCCAGTTGGCCCGTGCGGAACACGACAGTTCGGGCCCCCAGTCGTTCGCAGAGATACAGGAACTCGTCGGCAGCGACAGTTCCGCGCGCTTCGCCTACCACCTGCGGCAGCTGGACGGCCAGTTCGTACAGAAGACCCCGGAGGGCTACGTGCTGACCCCCGCCGGGCGCCGGGCAGCGGCCGCCGTCCTGGCCGGTACGTTCACCGACGACGGCGACCGCCGCGCTAGCTGA
- a CDS encoding ATP-dependent helicase: MATESEALAGSGATDREILDALDPAVREWWVDRFGPPTQDGGCLTPPQREAIPLVQQGANALVAAPTGSGKTLASFTAILNELFERERTEGLENGVYCLYVSPLKSLANDIERNLAEPLEGIADNLSDRGVETDVRQAIRHGDTTSYERQQMLEEAPHILNTTPETLAILLNSPKFRERLERVEYVVVDEIHSLADSKRGTHLSVSLERLQRLAGGFTRIGCSATVEPLSDIARFLVGFDEQGAARDCELVDARFARDYDLELHCPRPDLVNASSGAINDAFYDELGDLVGGAESTLVFTNTRSGAERVLENLRERGIVGEERSACHHGSLSKDRRKDVERRLKEGSLDVTTTSTSLELGIDMPHVDLVVQVGSPKSVASLLQRVGRAGHRPGRTVTGRVIALDRDELVECAVMLRQAERGFVDRVHIPERAQDVAAQHVYGMAIEGPLRDSEVLETLRSAYPYREYGDDEYETLLRYLTADYDGLEDRRVYAKVWRDENDAPEGEHHYPDFDVGERLVGKRGRLARPILLQNIGTIPDSFTVNVYVRGDDDWVGQLDEGYLDTLEAGDVFVLGGDRFAYRYRRGSKVYVDRTSERATVPSWFSERLPLSYDLGREIARFQGELLKKMDAGGPAAVRRWLREFPIDGDAVRALARMYDDQVAYAGTESVSTPERIAVEEVKDRDEYRRRYHVRTPYGRRFNDGLSRLLAYRCANEANANVAVSVADNGFTLSMPLNRKVDVTGLLRKTDPADARKNLRRALRETDLLKRYFRINATRALLILKRYKGYEKSASKQQVASEMLLGFAEDLEEFAVIEETYRELVEDKLDLAGVTEVLARVQAGEVEIRKTSLTSPSPLSFGLATLSASDVVLADDEDAVLREFHERVREQVGDE, from the coding sequence ATGGCGACCGAGTCGGAGGCGCTGGCGGGGTCGGGCGCGACCGACCGCGAGATTCTCGACGCCCTCGACCCCGCGGTCCGGGAGTGGTGGGTCGACCGGTTCGGCCCGCCGACCCAGGACGGCGGCTGTCTCACGCCGCCACAGCGCGAGGCGATTCCGCTCGTCCAGCAGGGCGCGAACGCGCTCGTCGCGGCGCCGACGGGGAGCGGCAAGACGCTCGCGTCGTTCACCGCGATCCTGAACGAACTGTTCGAGCGCGAGCGCACGGAGGGCCTCGAGAACGGGGTCTACTGCCTCTACGTCTCGCCGCTGAAGTCTCTCGCCAACGACATCGAGCGGAATCTCGCCGAACCCCTGGAGGGCATCGCCGACAACCTCTCCGACCGGGGGGTGGAGACCGACGTTCGACAGGCCATCCGCCACGGCGACACCACGAGTTACGAGCGCCAGCAGATGCTCGAGGAGGCACCCCACATCCTCAACACGACGCCGGAGACGCTCGCCATCCTGCTGAACTCGCCGAAGTTCCGGGAGCGCCTGGAGCGCGTCGAGTACGTCGTCGTCGACGAGATACACAGCCTCGCGGACTCCAAGCGCGGCACCCACCTCTCGGTGAGCCTCGAACGCCTCCAGCGGCTGGCGGGCGGGTTCACGCGCATCGGCTGCTCGGCGACGGTCGAACCGCTGTCGGACATCGCACGGTTCCTCGTCGGCTTCGACGAGCAGGGAGCGGCGCGGGACTGCGAACTCGTCGACGCCCGGTTCGCCCGCGACTACGACCTCGAACTCCACTGTCCGCGCCCGGACCTCGTGAACGCCTCCTCGGGGGCCATCAACGACGCGTTCTACGACGAACTCGGTGACCTCGTCGGCGGCGCGGAGAGCACGCTCGTGTTCACGAACACGCGGTCGGGCGCCGAGCGCGTCCTGGAGAACCTCCGCGAGCGCGGCATCGTCGGGGAGGAGCGGTCGGCCTGCCACCACGGCAGTCTCTCGAAGGACCGTCGGAAGGACGTCGAGCGGCGGCTGAAGGAGGGGAGCCTGGACGTCACCACGACGTCGACGAGCCTCGAACTCGGCATCGACATGCCCCACGTGGACCTCGTTGTGCAGGTCGGCTCCCCGAAGTCCGTCGCCAGCCTGCTCCAGCGCGTCGGCCGTGCGGGCCACCGCCCCGGCCGGACGGTAACGGGTCGGGTCATCGCGCTCGACCGCGACGAACTCGTCGAGTGTGCGGTGATGCTCCGGCAGGCCGAGCGCGGGTTCGTCGACCGCGTCCACATCCCCGAGCGCGCTCAAGACGTCGCCGCCCAGCACGTCTACGGGATGGCCATCGAGGGGCCGCTGCGGGACAGCGAGGTGCTGGAGACACTGCGGTCGGCGTACCCCTACCGGGAGTACGGCGACGACGAGTACGAGACGCTGCTGCGCTACCTCACCGCCGACTACGACGGCCTCGAGGACCGCCGCGTCTACGCGAAGGTGTGGCGCGACGAGAACGACGCCCCGGAGGGTGAACACCACTACCCCGACTTCGACGTCGGCGAACGCCTCGTCGGGAAGCGCGGCCGACTCGCGCGCCCCATCCTCCTCCAGAATATCGGGACTATCCCGGACTCCTTCACTGTGAACGTCTACGTCCGGGGCGACGACGACTGGGTCGGCCAGCTCGACGAGGGCTACCTCGACACGCTCGAGGCGGGCGACGTGTTCGTGCTCGGCGGCGACCGGTTCGCCTACCGCTACCGCCGCGGGTCGAAGGTGTACGTCGACCGGACGAGCGAGCGCGCGACGGTGCCGTCGTGGTTCTCCGAGCGCCTCCCGCTGTCCTACGACCTGGGCCGCGAGATCGCGCGCTTCCAGGGCGAACTCCTCAAGAAGATGGACGCGGGCGGCCCCGCGGCGGTCAGGCGGTGGCTCCGCGAGTTCCCCATCGACGGGGACGCCGTCCGCGCGCTCGCCCGGATGTACGACGACCAGGTGGCGTACGCGGGCACGGAGAGCGTGAGCACGCCCGAGCGCATCGCCGTCGAGGAGGTGAAGGACCGCGACGAGTACCGGCGGCGCTACCACGTCCGCACGCCGTACGGCCGGCGGTTCAACGACGGTCTCTCGCGACTGCTCGCCTACCGCTGTGCGAACGAGGCGAACGCGAACGTCGCCGTCTCCGTGGCGGACAACGGGTTCACGCTGTCGATGCCGCTCAACCGGAAGGTCGACGTGACGGGCCTCCTGCGGAAGACCGACCCGGCGGACGCCCGCAAGAACTTGCGGCGCGCGCTCCGCGAGACGGACCTCCTGAAGCGGTACTTCCGCATCAACGCGACGCGCGCGCTGCTCATCCTGAAACGCTACAAGGGCTACGAGAAGTCCGCGAGCAAGCAGCAGGTCGCCAGCGAGATGCTGCTCGGCTTCGCCGAGGACTTAGAGGAGTTCGCTGTCATCGAGGAGACCTACCGCGAACTCGTCGAGGACAAACTCGACCTCGCGGGCGTCACGGAGGTGCTGGCCCGCGTGCAGGCCGGCGAGGTGGAGATCCGGAAGACGTCGCTCACGTCCCCGTCGCCGCTGTCGTTCGGCCTCGCCACGCTGTCGGCCAGCGACGTCGTGCTCGCGGACGACGAGGACGCCGTGCTCCGGGAGTTCCACGAGCGCGTGCGCGAGCAGGTCGGGGACGAGTAG
- a CDS encoding MBL fold metallo-hydrolase — MRLTFLGTGSAMPTGERMQTGLLVEKPGTRLLVDCGSGVLHTLSRTDVGYEGVDTVLLTHHHLDHVSDLLVLLKARWLAGEESLTVVGPPGTEDLVTDLLDVHDYLQGRVDLTLRDVEPPRFEVAGFDVEAIETIHSMAGYAYKFDGELVFSGDTEALDGMAAFAEGASVLVHDCSFPDEVDVANHPTPTQLGASLVDADVDDLYLTHLYPHTDGKHDEMRESIARHYDGDVTFARDGLEIEI; from the coding sequence ATGCGACTGACGTTCCTCGGCACCGGGAGCGCGATGCCGACCGGCGAGCGGATGCAGACCGGGTTGCTGGTGGAGAAACCCGGAACTCGTCTGCTCGTCGACTGCGGCAGCGGCGTCCTCCACACGCTCTCCCGGACCGACGTCGGCTACGAGGGCGTGGACACCGTCCTGCTCACGCACCACCACCTCGACCATGTCAGCGACCTGCTCGTCCTGCTGAAGGCGCGCTGGCTCGCCGGCGAGGAGTCCCTGACCGTCGTGGGACCGCCGGGGACCGAGGACCTCGTGACCGACCTGCTGGACGTCCACGACTACCTCCAGGGACGCGTCGACCTGACGCTGCGCGACGTCGAACCGCCGCGCTTCGAGGTGGCGGGCTTCGACGTCGAGGCCATCGAGACGATCCACTCGATGGCCGGCTACGCGTACAAGTTCGACGGTGAACTCGTGTTCAGCGGCGACACGGAGGCCCTCGACGGGATGGCGGCGTTCGCCGAGGGCGCGTCGGTGCTCGTCCACGACTGCTCGTTCCCCGACGAGGTCGACGTCGCCAACCACCCGACTCCCACGCAGTTGGGTGCGTCGCTGGTCGACGCCGACGTCGACGACCTCTACCTCACGCACCTCTACCCGCACACGGACGGCAAGCACGACGAGATGCGAGAGTCGATAGCGCGCCACTACGACGGCGACGTGACGTTCGCACGGGACGGGCTCGAAATCGAGATCTGA